The nucleotide sequence TAGCATTAATAGTAAGAAACTGCAATATATATTAGGATGTAATAACCTAAAATACTCATCGATATTTACCTGGGTATGATCTGAGGAATACTGCCTTTTAGTATGGCAACTCCTGGTGGGAACTGCATCAGCAAAAGAAGATTTATCTCCATCTAGATTCAGGTTCTCCCACTCCCTGCATTCCTTCCTTAAGTTAAGAATTGTAAGAAGGAATTGTGCAATCTCATACTCCTCTAACAAGGAATCCTTAATTGCTCCTGAAATAGAGGTGCATGCGTCAAATAATAATATATAATGACAAGTGAAACCCTAAACTTCGTAGGAGTCTTTACCTGTCAAAACTAGCCTGGGACCATATTCATCATTAGCAAATATAGGAGATAGAACACCAGGAGTGTCTAACACATATATATTTGGATGACTAGCAACCTGAAAACCAGAAACTTCCTGTTGTTAAGATTTAAATGACACATTACAATCATAGAAATAGTTCCTGAGCCATGGGATATTGATGGTAGCAGACACAAGAAGGTGCAAAAGACAGGCACTGCAGCTATTTCTACAATCAGCATGCTTGAGTGCTGTTGCAGTTGTGTAAAGATATTGTCAGATTATTGGTCAATGTGAACAGAAGTAACCCATATGATGCTTACATTGTACTCGACTGTTAAATAAGAGGGTTTTCCAAATGATTCAGGTAATTCTTTTTCTGTTGGTGAGATAAAGTACTACCGCATGTTCTTAGAAGACCAAAAATCATTTTCCTTCATCCGACTGTACAACACAAGGTATTAAATCACTCAAAATACCTTGTAGCCACTTATATCTCTGGTTTCTCCTGGATGGCTGCTGACAATAGCATGCTTGAGCTTTCCCTTCTCTGAAAGACAACCCAGCCATTGTCACCCAGCATCCAAATCACAATCAAAGCAACCATAGTAATAGGAAAAATAAGGTGCATCAAAAAGCTATTACGAACAGAAAGGCAACAAGTAAACTGCATCACCTGCTGCCCCAATCCTTCCAATTTGATGCATCGCATTGATGATGGCCGACTTGCCAACATTAGGGATACCGACCAAGAGAACAGTCCCTGTGCAGTCGCTCACCCCAAGCTTGACCTCCCTGATCCTCCCACGCACAGCATTCAACAGCTACATTAGAGTTGAAATGAGCCCCAATTAGATACAGGAATCAAATAATAATCACGAATTCCGATGCACTTAGAATGCACTTGAGATGACACAAGCACGGTTCTAACTTCTAACTACCTCATTGATGCTTTCCCTGCAGTGTGAATTGACCGCGATGCACGAGCAGCCCCTTTGCTTCATGAACGCCACCCACTTCTGGAGCAGCAACGGCGATAAATCAGACAGTCAAAAGACAACTTGCGTATGTCAGAACTAAACATATCTGCA is from Triticum aestivum cultivar Chinese Spring chromosome 1B, IWGSC CS RefSeq v2.1, whole genome shotgun sequence and encodes:
- the LOC123123352 gene encoding DAR GTPase 2, mitochondrial, yielding MARAAAAEAFSRRLGAAVRGLSGAWYNRHMAAADRAIRARLPLVDLVLEVRDARVPATSAFELLHRRSPEEPDVRRLVALNKADLADPSETEKWVAFMKQRGCSCIAVNSHCRESINELLNAVRGRIREVKLGVSDCTGTVLLVGIPNVGKSAIINAMHQIGRIGAAEKGKLKHAIVSSHPGETRDISGYKVASHPNIYVLDTPGVLSPIFANDEYGPRLVLTGAIKDSLLEEYEIAQFLLTILNLRKECREWENLNLDGDKSSFADAVPTRSCHTKRQYSSDHTQDFIVRAVRQALSETIASFQGDLGNENDLRRLVEIQFTHLQNAFRISAETIEDRNKRVAVKLLNLYRTGRLGHYTLDHVPDVRQEVAA